Proteins from one Brevibacillus humidisoli genomic window:
- a CDS encoding DUF421 domain-containing protein, protein MLLYIGKVILLFLVSVVVIRFMGKATLAQLTPHDLTAIIFLATLAVSPIASEHVREAVAGIVTVSIIHVLFAKLTLFRWINRLVIGHPTILVKHGKLIKANLRQSRYSLVELLASMRSAGYPDIRDVQYAILEPTGEISILPREDVIPVTPRHLDMKVEYQGLPIAVVVEGKVQERNLRLINRDERWLQKQLKLLGVTDVRDVFYAAVRDTDHSLTVDTGAGEDAAFGSSPAEQ, encoded by the coding sequence GTGCTTCTATATATAGGGAAGGTTATCTTGTTGTTTCTTGTCTCTGTCGTCGTCATCCGGTTCATGGGCAAAGCAACACTGGCTCAGCTGACGCCACATGACCTGACGGCCATCATCTTCTTGGCGACGCTGGCGGTTAGTCCGATCGCCAGTGAGCACGTGAGAGAGGCGGTAGCCGGTATTGTGACCGTTTCGATCATTCATGTGCTGTTTGCCAAACTAACGTTGTTTCGCTGGATCAACCGTCTGGTGATCGGCCATCCGACGATCTTGGTCAAACACGGAAAACTGATCAAAGCCAACTTGCGTCAGAGTCGCTATTCACTGGTCGAACTGCTGGCCAGCATGCGCTCCGCTGGGTATCCCGACATCCGCGATGTCCAATATGCCATCCTGGAACCGACAGGAGAGATTAGTATCTTGCCAAGAGAGGACGTCATACCTGTGACGCCTCGCCATCTCGATATGAAAGTGGAGTATCAGGGCTTGCCGATCGCAGTAGTGGTGGAGGGGAAGGTGCAGGAGAGAAACCTGCGTCTGATCAACAGGGATGAGCGGTGGCTGCAAAAGCAGCTGAAGTTGCTAGGTGTGACGGACGTGCGTGACGTCTTTTACGCGGCTGTTCGCGATACTGACCACTCACTGACAGTGGATACAGGAGCGGGGGAAGATGCCGCATTCGGCTCTTCCCCCGCGGAGCAGTAA
- a CDS encoding TetR/AcrR family transcriptional regulator has translation MHERILAGAIELIQQNGIKFTMADLAAQLGMSKRTLYEHFSSKEELIGTIIDRSLTEMKEQEALIAADPRLDPIEKLRVLLCLTPEEFRLGGLRLLHDVKRHLPGQWQKIDHFLREEWATICSVIEEGIASGQIRPINLPVFIQMYVGCLQQLIDQRFLATQSLNLSEALEEMASIMLSGITADHTTKEGSS, from the coding sequence ATGCACGAAAGAATTCTTGCCGGAGCTATCGAGCTGATCCAGCAAAACGGGATCAAGTTTACCATGGCCGACCTGGCAGCACAGCTTGGGATGAGTAAGCGAACCTTGTACGAACACTTCTCGTCAAAGGAAGAGCTGATCGGCACTATCATCGACCGCTCTCTGACAGAGATGAAGGAGCAAGAAGCGCTAATCGCCGCCGACCCGCGGCTTGATCCTATCGAAAAGTTGCGTGTGCTGCTCTGTCTAACTCCAGAAGAGTTTCGGCTTGGTGGCCTACGCCTACTGCATGACGTAAAACGACATCTGCCCGGACAATGGCAAAAAATCGACCATTTCCTGCGGGAGGAATGGGCCACGATATGTAGTGTGATTGAGGAAGGGATTGCCAGCGGTCAGATCCGGCCAATCAATCTGCCGGTCTTTATCCAGATGTACGTAGGCTGCCTCCAACAGTTGATCGACCAACGATTTCTTGCGACACAAAGCTTGAATCTCTCTGAGGCGTTGGAAGAGATGGCCTCGATCATGCTGTCTGGCATTACCGCCGATCACACCACAAAGGAGGGATCCTCATGA
- a CDS encoding DMT family transporter, with protein sequence MNWFYLILAIVLEVAGTTSMKMSQGFTKVFPSLLMFFFYAASLVSLTVALKYIEVGVAYAIWSGVGTALIAVLGILIFKESATLLKIGSLVLIILGVIGLNLGGTDHGTSQPGHAITKETSETRDYR encoded by the coding sequence ATGAATTGGTTCTATCTGATTCTGGCGATTGTACTGGAAGTGGCAGGGACGACATCGATGAAGATGTCGCAAGGCTTTACCAAGGTGTTTCCATCCTTATTGATGTTCTTCTTCTATGCCGCCAGCCTGGTATCGCTCACTGTCGCTCTCAAGTACATTGAGGTAGGCGTGGCATACGCGATCTGGTCAGGAGTGGGGACAGCGCTGATTGCTGTCCTTGGGATCCTGATTTTCAAGGAATCCGCGACACTGCTCAAAATCGGTTCCCTCGTACTGATCATCCTCGGTGTCATTGGTTTAAATCTCGGCGGGACGGACCATGGTACGAGCCAACCAGGGCATGCCATCACTAAGGAAACGAGTGAAACGAGAGATTACCGATGA
- a CDS encoding DUF488 domain-containing protein — MARVKTKRVYEAPAASDGCRILVDRIWPRGISKAQAQLTEWLREIAPSDQLRRWFAHDPNRFAEFRERYIQELRHAGPDQRKALERLQRLAATETVTLLYAAKDEQHNQAVVLQEWLESNRNGWPDPVNRPED; from the coding sequence ATGGCACGTGTAAAAACAAAAAGAGTATATGAGGCGCCGGCGGCTTCCGACGGCTGCCGCATTTTAGTGGACCGTATCTGGCCGAGGGGAATCTCCAAAGCGCAAGCGCAACTCACCGAATGGTTGCGGGAGATCGCTCCGAGTGATCAACTGCGCAGGTGGTTTGCGCATGATCCGAACAGGTTCGCGGAGTTCCGGGAGAGGTACATCCAGGAACTCCGCCATGCCGGTCCTGATCAGCGCAAGGCCTTGGAGCGATTGCAGCGGCTCGCTGCCACCGAGACGGTCACACTATTGTATGCCGCGAAAGATGAGCAGCACAACCAGGCTGTCGTGCTACAAGAGTGGCTAGAGTCGAATCGCAACGGTTGGCCTGATCCGGTGAATCGTCCAGAGGACTGA
- the fabF gene encoding beta-ketoacyl-ACP synthase II translates to MKNRVVITGLGCVTPLGNNVRDTWEAAAAGRSGIGRITKIDTEDLPAKVAGEVKRFDIHDYVHIEKGRRMDRFAQYAVAAAVMAVEDAGLIIGQHVEAEQVGVWVGTGIGGLESFEEQFLNLLQGGYQNLHRFAVPLIICNMASSQVSIYLGAKGVNSCTVLSCATGANAIGDAYRVIQRGEAEVMIAGGSEASITRMGIATFCAMGAISANPDPEKACRPFDKHRDGLVMGEGAGILVLESLRSALQRDAKIYGEIVGYGTVGDAYHITTPAPDGEGGVRAMRKALDDAGLSPTDIDYVNAHGTSTIYNDLYETAALKALFGERAYHVPTSSTKSMTGHLMGAAGAVESIFSILTMHTGTILPTINYETPDEQCDLDYVPNEARWGAVDTVMNNALGFGGHNTALIFRKLDL, encoded by the coding sequence ATGAAAAATCGCGTCGTTATCACTGGTTTGGGTTGTGTGACACCATTGGGCAACAACGTTCGGGACACGTGGGAGGCTGCGGCAGCGGGGCGTTCCGGTATCGGTCGGATCACGAAGATCGACACGGAGGATCTTCCCGCAAAAGTGGCCGGCGAAGTAAAGCGGTTTGATATTCACGACTACGTCCATATCGAAAAAGGGCGTCGAATGGATCGATTTGCCCAGTACGCCGTCGCCGCGGCGGTGATGGCGGTGGAAGACGCGGGACTGATCATCGGCCAACACGTCGAGGCAGAGCAGGTCGGCGTCTGGGTAGGGACAGGCATCGGCGGTTTGGAAAGCTTTGAAGAGCAGTTTCTCAACCTGCTGCAAGGGGGATATCAAAATCTGCATCGCTTCGCCGTTCCCCTGATTATCTGCAACATGGCGAGCAGCCAGGTGTCGATCTACCTCGGCGCCAAAGGGGTCAATTCCTGTACGGTCTTATCCTGCGCGACCGGGGCAAATGCGATTGGAGATGCTTATCGTGTTATCCAACGGGGAGAAGCAGAGGTGATGATCGCAGGAGGGAGTGAAGCGTCCATCACCCGGATGGGTATCGCCACGTTCTGTGCGATGGGTGCGATCTCTGCCAATCCGGACCCTGAGAAGGCCTGCCGACCGTTCGACAAACACCGTGACGGGCTTGTCATGGGCGAGGGAGCGGGAATCCTCGTGCTGGAATCACTTCGCTCTGCTTTACAGCGCGATGCGAAGATTTACGGCGAAATCGTCGGCTACGGCACGGTTGGTGACGCCTACCACATCACCACACCTGCTCCAGACGGCGAGGGTGGTGTGCGGGCGATGCGAAAGGCGTTGGATGATGCAGGGCTGTCGCCAACAGATATTGACTATGTCAATGCGCATGGGACCAGCACCATCTACAACGACTTGTACGAGACGGCTGCGTTGAAAGCGCTGTTTGGCGAGCGGGCCTATCACGTTCCGACCAGCTCGACCAAGTCGATGACCGGCCACTTGATGGGAGCCGCTGGTGCAGTAGAGTCGATCTTCTCGATTCTCACCATGCACACCGGAACGATTTTGCCAACGATCAACTACGAAACCCCTGATGAACAATGTGACTTGGACTATGTTCCCAATGAGGCGAGGTGGGGGGCAGTTGATACAGTAATGAACAATGCCCTCGGTTTCGGCGGTCATAATACCGCGCTTATTTTCCGAAAATTAGATCTTTGA
- a CDS encoding Cof-type HAD-IIB family hydrolase — MPYNIVFFDIDGTLLDSKNEIPEDTKQAVAQLKETGTKVAIATGRSPYHLKPVADQLGIDTYVSFNGSYVVEKETVVYTQPLKKESLSLLEERARSYDHPLVYLSEEDCYANAEDHPRIIESFHYLSLQPPDYHHCYWQEKEIYQAFLYCQPHEETAYLEDLADFSSIRWHPYALDILPGGGSKAKGIAALLKHLGLSAEEAVAFGDGLNDIEMLSFVGMGIAMGNAHEDLKPYAKWVTRDAGDGGIRHGLQQIGLIS; from the coding sequence ATGCCGTACAACATTGTTTTCTTTGACATTGATGGCACGCTTTTGGACAGCAAGAATGAGATACCGGAAGACACCAAACAAGCAGTGGCACAGCTAAAAGAGACGGGCACAAAAGTAGCCATCGCCACGGGGCGTTCCCCCTATCATCTGAAGCCGGTCGCAGATCAGCTTGGAATTGACACCTATGTCAGTTTTAACGGCTCTTATGTAGTGGAAAAAGAGACGGTCGTCTATACGCAGCCGCTCAAAAAAGAATCGCTGTCGTTACTGGAAGAACGGGCCAGATCCTATGATCATCCGCTCGTCTACCTCAGTGAAGAAGATTGTTACGCCAATGCCGAGGATCACCCGCGCATTATCGAGTCGTTTCACTATTTGTCTCTGCAGCCTCCTGACTATCATCACTGCTACTGGCAGGAGAAAGAGATTTATCAGGCTTTTCTGTACTGTCAGCCACATGAAGAGACGGCCTATTTGGAGGATCTCGCCGATTTCTCGTCGATTCGCTGGCATCCGTACGCACTGGACATCTTGCCGGGCGGAGGATCGAAAGCAAAGGGGATTGCGGCTCTGCTCAAGCACCTGGGCCTGTCTGCAGAAGAAGCGGTCGCCTTTGGCGACGGTTTAAATGACATAGAGATGCTCTCGTTTGTCGGGATGGGGATCGCGATGGGCAACGCTCATGAGGATTTGAAGCCTTATGCCAAGTGGGTGACTCGCGATGCCGGTGATGGGGGTATCCGCCATGGATTGCAGCAGATTGGGTTGATTTCATGA
- a CDS encoding GerAB/ArcD/ProY family transporter codes for MLDRGRIGIHQLIVLVILVTIGDSILVLPSVIVAEAKQDAWISMIIGVAAGLTIAYLFCKVGALYPRLTLVQYNDKILGKWLGIVFSLLFLLYFLLNIGLMVREIGDFMTTQIMPETPIEAILILMLSIVIMGARLGLEPIARAGETFFVWFILLFFMLVLFLSPEVDTEKMTPILAEGFQPVLAGALPVMAFPFTELLVFLMIFPFVHEPKRMAKSFLFGAAMGGTVLTVIVVLALLVLGPDLTARNIYASYSLAKQISVGDFIERIEAILAIMWLLTMYFKITLYYYASHLGLAQLLKLRDYRMLLLPMGVNIVVLAIVISPNISYYNLVISRYWPLYDITIGIIMPLLLLAVGTVRRGEHRSG; via the coding sequence GTGCTGGATCGTGGCAGAATCGGGATTCACCAATTAATCGTATTGGTCATACTGGTTACCATCGGAGATTCTATTCTGGTACTGCCGTCCGTCATAGTCGCTGAGGCGAAACAGGATGCGTGGATCTCCATGATCATCGGGGTAGCGGCAGGTTTGACCATAGCTTATCTGTTTTGCAAGGTAGGAGCGCTCTATCCTCGACTGACATTGGTACAATACAATGATAAAATCCTTGGCAAGTGGCTGGGAATTGTCTTTTCTCTCCTGTTTCTGTTGTATTTTTTGCTCAATATAGGCTTGATGGTTAGGGAAATCGGGGATTTTATGACGACGCAAATCATGCCGGAAACCCCGATTGAAGCGATCCTGATCCTGATGCTCTCTATCGTGATTATGGGGGCTCGGCTCGGTCTTGAACCGATCGCGCGCGCAGGAGAAACTTTTTTCGTCTGGTTCATCTTGCTGTTTTTCATGCTGGTGCTTTTTCTTTCGCCTGAAGTGGACACGGAAAAAATGACGCCGATCCTGGCGGAAGGGTTCCAGCCGGTACTAGCAGGAGCACTGCCGGTTATGGCTTTTCCGTTTACGGAACTGCTTGTCTTTTTAATGATTTTTCCGTTTGTGCATGAACCGAAACGAATGGCGAAAAGTTTTTTGTTTGGGGCAGCGATGGGAGGAACGGTATTGACGGTCATCGTCGTGTTGGCCCTTCTTGTACTCGGCCCCGACCTGACGGCAAGAAATATCTACGCCAGTTATTCTTTGGCCAAACAAATCAGTGTCGGTGATTTTATCGAAAGGATAGAAGCGATTTTGGCCATCATGTGGCTGCTTACCATGTACTTTAAAATCACTCTATACTACTACGCCTCTCATCTGGGATTAGCGCAACTGTTAAAACTGCGAGACTACCGGATGCTGCTGCTGCCCATGGGGGTCAATATCGTCGTACTTGCTATTGTGATTTCGCCAAACATCAGCTACTACAACTTGGTCATCAGCAGATACTGGCCGCTGTACGATATCACAATTGGTATCATAATGCCGCTGCTGCTGCTGGCGGTAGGTACAGTGCGCAGAGGGGAGCATAGGAGTGGATGA
- a CDS encoding GerAB/ArcD/ProY family transporter, with the protein MQENDKLSVRQFRYIVVIFSVGTAILVVPAGVADVAKQDAWIPAVWATVLSLLVVFLYNALASQFGNLTLVKMIEQALGKWLGKAVSLSLVFLFFYSAAELLFYVGNFVVTQWMPETPIEAIHILFGSIVILGVRLGLETLARAVEILFPWFVVLFIILVVFVSPQVDTQNLQPVFETGIGPLLYATMLVSSIFSWPMFTMLMMFPVSVNDPQTAKKAFVSGVLVGGAILIVMIGLTILVLGADITSRQTYPSYALAKKIDVGNIVQRIEAVMAIIWLITIYIKAAFYFYASIVGLAQTLEIQRYRFLTLPLGLLMIVFSTFTHPNIVDSHEFDRDTWPLYVFTYGVLLPLLLWAIGAFRGRSQLRKGLPDRK; encoded by the coding sequence ATGCAGGAGAACGACAAGTTATCGGTTCGACAATTCCGTTACATCGTGGTGATTTTTTCGGTCGGCACAGCGATCCTGGTTGTGCCTGCAGGTGTTGCCGACGTGGCCAAACAAGATGCGTGGATTCCTGCCGTATGGGCGACCGTGTTGAGTTTGCTCGTTGTATTCTTGTACAACGCTTTGGCAAGTCAGTTTGGCAATCTGACCCTGGTCAAGATGATTGAGCAAGCGCTAGGTAAATGGCTGGGCAAGGCGGTCTCTCTTAGTCTTGTTTTTCTATTTTTCTACTCAGCAGCCGAATTGTTGTTTTATGTCGGGAACTTTGTCGTGACGCAATGGATGCCGGAGACGCCAATTGAAGCGATCCACATCCTGTTTGGGAGCATCGTCATCCTTGGGGTTCGTTTGGGGCTCGAGACGTTGGCTCGTGCCGTGGAAATTTTATTTCCCTGGTTCGTGGTTCTGTTCATTATTTTAGTTGTTTTTGTCTCTCCCCAGGTGGATACACAAAACTTGCAACCAGTGTTTGAAACAGGGATAGGACCACTGCTTTATGCTACCATGCTCGTCAGCAGTATTTTCTCGTGGCCCATGTTTACGATGCTGATGATGTTTCCCGTTTCCGTCAACGATCCTCAAACAGCGAAGAAAGCCTTTGTGAGCGGCGTATTGGTGGGTGGGGCGATTCTCATCGTGATGATCGGGTTGACGATCTTGGTGTTGGGTGCAGACATCACGTCGCGGCAGACCTATCCTAGTTATGCATTGGCGAAAAAGATAGACGTAGGCAATATCGTGCAGCGGATCGAGGCTGTGATGGCGATCATCTGGCTCATTACCATCTACATAAAGGCGGCATTTTACTTTTATGCGTCTATTGTTGGCCTCGCCCAAACGCTGGAGATACAAAGATACCGCTTTCTGACTTTGCCGCTCGGGCTGCTCATGATTGTGTTTTCAACGTTCACCCATCCCAATATCGTCGATTCGCACGAGTTTGATCGGGACACGTGGCCATTGTATGTGTTTACCTATGGGGTGCTCCTGCCCCTGCTGCTATGGGCAATCGGTGCGTTTCGCGGCAGGTCTCAGTTGAGAAAAGGACTCCCTGATCGCAAATAG
- a CDS encoding Ger(x)C family spore germination protein — MKQKVALICLSLVLLLLAAGCWNRRELNDIALEVGFAIDKKGSQYRVSSQVVDPGEVAAKQATASRTPVTMYHATGKNLFEARRKMTTVSPRKIYASHLRMLVIGEAVAREGIGNVLDFITRDHEYRTDFYIVVAKGSRAENILEILTPLEKVPAINLFSSLETSEKSWGPALTVTMDELISDLTSAGKNPVLSGVQIKGDPEIGETRENVELIDSPGQLQYSGLAVFNKDKLIGWLTEEESKGYTYIVDRIQNTAEEVSCPKGGKLVLEVIRSGTELKGKVINGKPEIEITVETEGNVGEVECLLDVSDPQAIYELEKRVEQAIKDRIQRTIKKVQRRYKVDIFGFGQAIHFADPQAWRQLKQDWNEMFVDVAVHVTVDFKIRRLGTVSKSFLEEMKE, encoded by the coding sequence GTGAAACAAAAAGTGGCGCTGATCTGTCTGTCCTTGGTACTGCTGTTGCTAGCAGCCGGTTGTTGGAACCGCCGCGAACTGAATGATATCGCGCTGGAAGTGGGGTTCGCGATCGATAAGAAAGGCAGCCAATACCGGGTGTCCAGTCAGGTCGTTGATCCGGGAGAAGTGGCAGCCAAGCAGGCGACGGCCAGTCGTACGCCAGTGACGATGTATCATGCCACAGGGAAAAATCTGTTTGAAGCGAGACGGAAAATGACGACGGTCAGCCCCAGAAAAATCTATGCTTCTCATCTGCGCATGCTGGTGATTGGGGAAGCGGTCGCCAGAGAAGGAATCGGAAACGTATTGGATTTTATCACCCGGGATCACGAGTATCGAACCGATTTCTATATCGTTGTCGCAAAGGGGAGTAGGGCTGAAAATATCTTGGAAATCTTGACGCCACTAGAAAAAGTCCCGGCTATTAATCTCTTTTCCTCCCTGGAAACCTCGGAAAAGTCATGGGGGCCGGCGCTGACGGTCACAATGGATGAACTAATCTCTGATCTGACCAGTGCTGGGAAGAATCCGGTACTGTCAGGGGTGCAAATAAAAGGTGACCCGGAAATAGGGGAAACGAGGGAAAATGTGGAGTTGATCGATTCTCCCGGCCAACTGCAGTATTCCGGACTTGCCGTATTCAACAAAGACAAATTGATCGGTTGGTTGACGGAAGAGGAAAGCAAAGGATATACCTACATAGTCGATCGGATACAAAATACAGCAGAAGAGGTGAGCTGCCCCAAAGGGGGGAAGTTGGTGCTGGAGGTGATTCGCTCCGGGACCGAACTGAAGGGGAAGGTTATCAACGGAAAACCGGAAATCGAGATCACGGTCGAGACGGAGGGAAATGTCGGGGAAGTGGAATGCTTGCTTGATGTCAGCGATCCACAGGCGATTTACGAACTGGAAAAGCGAGTGGAGCAGGCGATAAAAGACAGGATTCAACGTACCATCAAAAAAGTTCAACGAAGATACAAAGTAGATATCTTTGGATTTGGCCAGGCGATTCACTTCGCAGATCCGCAAGCATGGAGGCAACTAAAACAAGATTGGAACGAAATGTTTGTCGATGTAGCGGTGCATGTAACGGTAGATTTTAAGATCCGTCGCTTGGGTACAGTAAGCAAATCCTTCCTCGAGGAAATGAAAGAGTAG
- a CDS encoding Ger(x)C family spore germination protein, giving the protein MKRNVTLFCLVAVALLFATGCWNRRELNDISIQVGIAIDKVGKQYRVSTQIVDPGEVAVKQGRAGRAPVTMYHMTGDSVFETVRKMTRESPRKMYGAHLRMLVLGESVAREGIGKALDLISRDHEFRTDFYIVVARGASAHQILKNLTPLEKIPANKMFRSLETSENAWAETMSITLEELITDLTSEGISPVLTGIEITGDREMGETTKNLELIDSPVRVRYAGLAVFSQDKLVGWLNEEESKGLVYIRDFVDSTIENVTCPKGGLLGLEVLRSSTEVEGKVTNGKPEIDITIKTEGNVGEVQCLIDLTKSSTLADLEKRAEQEIKKRVERTIKKVQKTYKVDIFGFGQAIYQADPQAWKKRKGEWKEEFVDLTVNVNVDFKIRRLGTVTQSFLQDMKG; this is encoded by the coding sequence GTGAAGCGGAACGTGACCCTGTTTTGCCTGGTTGCCGTCGCGTTGCTGTTCGCCACCGGCTGTTGGAACCGCCGTGAATTAAATGACATCTCCATCCAAGTGGGGATCGCAATCGATAAAGTGGGCAAACAATACAGGGTCTCCACACAAATTGTCGATCCCGGAGAAGTGGCTGTGAAGCAGGGGAGAGCGGGACGCGCGCCAGTGACGATGTATCACATGACAGGGGATTCCGTGTTTGAGACCGTGCGCAAGATGACGCGGGAGAGCCCGAGAAAAATGTACGGGGCTCACCTGCGCATGCTGGTGCTGGGGGAGTCAGTAGCCAGAGAGGGAATTGGAAAAGCTTTGGATCTGATCTCTCGGGATCATGAGTTTCGTACCGATTTTTACATCGTTGTGGCGCGAGGGGCGAGCGCCCATCAAATCCTGAAGAACTTAACCCCGTTGGAAAAAATTCCAGCCAACAAAATGTTTCGTTCCCTGGAAACGTCGGAGAACGCATGGGCCGAGACGATGAGCATCACGTTGGAAGAATTGATTACCGATTTGACCAGTGAAGGGATCAGTCCCGTTCTAACGGGGATCGAAATCACGGGAGATCGGGAGATGGGAGAAACAACGAAAAACCTGGAGTTGATCGATTCTCCTGTTCGCGTGCGGTATGCGGGGCTTGCCGTATTCAGCCAAGACAAACTGGTCGGCTGGTTAAATGAGGAGGAAAGCAAAGGGCTTGTCTACATACGTGACTTCGTCGATAGTACAATCGAAAACGTCACCTGCCCAAAAGGAGGATTGCTGGGATTAGAGGTACTCCGCTCCTCAACTGAGGTAGAGGGGAAGGTGACCAACGGAAAACCGGAAATCGACATCACGATCAAGACGGAGGGAAATGTTGGGGAAGTGCAATGTCTCATTGATCTAACCAAAAGTAGTACCCTTGCCGACTTGGAGAAGCGGGCAGAACAGGAGATCAAAAAAAGGGTGGAACGGACGATCAAAAAAGTGCAGAAAACGTATAAGGTAGATATTTTTGGATTTGGTCAGGCCATTTACCAGGCCGACCCGCAGGCATGGAAAAAACGGAAGGGAGAATGGAAGGAAGAGTTTGTTGATCTGACCGTTAACGTGAACGTCGATTTCAAGATTCGCCGTTTAGGGACCGTTACCCAATCCTTTTTGCAGGATATGAAAGGATAA